tcaagagagaATGAAGGTGAAATGAGGTCACCAGGCGGCTCTGGGGCCagacagacacacccagagggaGGAGCTCATGAGGACTCAGGGAGTCCACTCGCCCAGGAGAGAGCCCCGCCCACCCCTGGGTCTCAGCCTCCACCTGCTGGGGCTGGGAGCCCTCAGCTATCAGCAGCTGAGGTGCCTCCGCCCTCCCCCCAGGACTAGCCCCTGCCCCAGGGAGCAGAAGGCCCCGGCCCTCCCGGTGCCGCCCCCACCGTCGCCTCCGGCAGGGAGCTCACCCTTGGCGGTGTCGTAGATGCCGAAGTAGGCGGCGCGGTAGATGATGATACCCTGCACCGACACGTTGAAGCCCTGGTACAGCCCGCGGATGCCGTCGGACTTGGTGATCTTCACCAGACAGTCTCCCAGGCCCCTGAACTCGCGCTCACTGCCCGACTTGCCCACGTCGGCCGCCAGGCGGGTTCGGGCGAAATCCAGCGGGTAGACGAAGCACAGGGAGGTGGCCCCGGCCGCGCCGCCCGAGGCCAGGTTGCCTGCGAAGTACCTCCAGAACTGCGTGTGCTTGTCCACGCCCCCCAGGAAGATCTGCTTGTACTTGTCCTTGAAAGCGAAGTTGAGGGCTTGCGTGGGGAAGTAGCGGATGACGTTGGCCAGGTTGCCCCGCCAGAAGGACAGCACGCCCTGCTCCTTGGGGATACGCACAATGCAGTCCACGATGCCCTTGTACTGCTTGTCGGCCGCGATCTGCTTGCTCGCGTGCTGCACCTGGGGGGCGGCGGAGGGAGACACAGGGCTCTACCGGGGGCCTGGGCACACCGCCGAGACTTAGAGGAGATTCTGGTGAAGCTCAGACAGCTCTGAGTGACTGCTCCGAAGAGGTGAGGGAAAGGTCGGTATGGGTGGGATTCTGGTCAACAGAAGTTCATACGAGCTAGGACATATTTTCGCGGAGCGTTTCTTACAGTCTCAAGGTGCATTCGTCACCGTGAAGGTTTTTAATGCTTTTTCACACAcgacagacagggaagcttggcgtgctgcaccCTGGGGCAGGAGTGAGGGGGAACAGGGCTTCACCCAGGGCCTAAGGCAGACCTCCATGGCCACTTATAAAAAATACACGACCCGAGAGTGGCGAGTTACGATCTGGGGCAAGGCGAGGACTACACCCCCCGGGGGAGAGCAGCTCAGATAGCTGAGAGATTGAGCCAGAGGTGAGACTGGATGAGATTCTGGTCAATGGGAAGTTCCTAGAGCGAGCACACACTCTCGCAGAGCCTTTCTCAGAGCCTCAAGGAGCACTCGTCACAGTAAAagtttttagtgcttttctaaacgatgaacagggaagcctggcgtgctgcagcccatggggtcggcAATGatcggacacatctgagcgactgaactgaaacatgaggTGGGCAAGCAAGAAGTGGGCTCACAATCAGCCACTGGAAACATCTGTCTCATGACCTGGCCTGTCACTTTTTCCCAGAACCCGCATGCCTCattcc
The sequence above is drawn from the Ovis aries strain OAR_USU_Benz2616 breed Rambouillet chromosome Y, ARS-UI_Ramb_v3.0, whole genome shotgun sequence genome and encodes:
- the SLC25A6 gene encoding ADP/ATP translocase 3, encoding MTEQAISFAKDFLAGGIAAAISKTAVAPIERVKLLLQVQHASKQIAADKQYKGIVDCIVRIPKEQGVLSFWRGNLANVIRYFPTQALNFAFKDKYKQIFLGGVDKHTQFWRYFAGNLASGGAAGATSLCFVYPLDFARTRLAADVGKSGSEREFRGLGDCLVKITKSDGIRGLYQGFNVSVQGIIIYRAAYFGIYDTAKGMLPDPKNTHIVVSWMIAQTVTAVAGVVSYPFDTVRRRMMMQSGRKGADIMYKGTVDCWRKILKDEGGKAFFKGAWSNVLRGMGGAFVLVLYDELKKVI